The sequence below is a genomic window from Actinokineospora baliensis.
GCCGGGCACCTGCCGCCGCCGTGATCGAAACGCCGTTCTCAGCTTTTCGGACGTAGGGTTGCGCGGTATGAGCGTGACCGAGAAGCTGGCCAGGCTGCCCAGGATCGGCGACCGCGGTGACCGCGCCCCGGTGGTCGCCGTGGTGCGGCTGCACGGCGTGATCTCCCCGACCCCGTCGCCGCTGGCCAGGGGCGCCATCAACACCACCACCGTCGAGTCGGCGCTGACCAGGGCGTTCGACCACGACCGGCTGGTCGCGGTGGCCCTGGCGGTCAACTCGCCCGGCGGGGCGCCCACCCAGTCGGCACTGGTGTCGGAGCGGGTCCGCGAACTCGCCGCCAAGAAGGGCGTGCCGGTACTGGCGTTCTGCGAGGACGTCGCCGCGTCCGGGGGCTACCTGCTGGCCTGCGCGGGTGACGAGATCTACGCGCACTCCTCGTCGCTGGTCGGCTCGATCGGGGTGGTGTCCTCCGGGTTCGGCCTGGTCGGCCTGCTGGAGCGGGTCGGTCTCGAGCGCAGGCTCTACACCGCTGGCTCGCGCAAGGTCCGGCTCGACCCGTTCCTGCCGGAGAAGGAAGAGGACGTGCAGTGGCTCTCGGGCAGGCTCGACGAGCTGCACGAGCAGTTCGCGGGCTGGGTGCGCGAGCGGCGCGGCGACCGGCTCAAGGGCAGCGACGAGGACCTGTTCTCCGGTGAGGTCTGGACCGGCGCGAAGGCGCTGGAGCTGGGGTTGGTCGACGGGCTCGGGAGCATGCGCTCGGTGCTGGGGCAGCGGTACCCCGACGCCGAGATCGTGGTGGCCGAGCCGAAGCGGGCCCTGCTGGCCAGGTTGGGGCTGGCGGGCGGGCCGGGCGCTCTGCTGTCCACTTCGGACCGTGTGCTGGCCGCGGTGCAGGCCCTGGAGAACCGGGCGACCTGGTCCAGGTTCGGTCTCTAGGCCGGGCGGGGGTGCGCGAACCGTGACCGCCCTGTCACAATCGCGCGGAATGCTTCACCTGCGCTGGCGGTGCGCCGTCCGCGCCAACCCCGACCACTCGGCAAGGTTGCGCCCACCGTGAGTACTGCGAACAACACCCCCGGCCTCGTCGTCCTCGCCGTCGATGACGAGAAGGCTGGCATGGACGTGCTGGTCGAGCGGCTCAACGGCAACCGGCACGTGCGCCGGGTCCTGTCCGCGTTCGACGCGACCGAGGCCCTGCTGCTGCTCTCCGGCGACGACCCGGAGCTGGCCAGCCGCAAGGACCAGGGCCTGTCGGTCGTCGACGCGGTGTTCGCCGACCTGGACATGCCGGGGCTCACCGGCATGGAGCTGGCCAAGGTGCTCGCCGGGTTCAAACCGGCGCCGGTGCTGGTGTTCGTCACCGCGCACAGCCACGAGGCGGTCGCCGCCTTCGAGCTCGGCGCGGTCGACTACCTGCTCAAGCCCGCCGAGCAGCCGCGCATCGACAAGGCCATGGAGCGGGTGCTCGCCAAGATCCACCAGAACGGCGGCGGCAACCAGAACCCGGTCCCCGAGCAGCGCGACGACGAGGTCATCCCGGTCGAGCTCGCGGGCACCACGAAGCTGGTGTCGCGCGCGTCGGTGCGCTGGGTCGAGGCGCAGGGCGACTACGCCAGGCTCTACACCTCCGACGGCTCGCACCTGGTGCGCATCCCGCTCGCGCAGTTGGAGGAGCGCTGGGAGAAGGCCGGGTTCGTGCGCATCCACCGGTCGTACCTGGTCCCGATCTCGCTGATCACCGAGCTGCGGATGGGCGGGTCGGGCTACTCGGTGGTGATCGGGCACGAGGAGAAGGTCCTGCCGGTCAGCCGCAGGCACACCCGTGAGCTCAAGGACCGGCTGGTCCGGGGCGGCGGGGCGTGAGCACCCCGGGGTCCGGTGGGTCCCCGCAGCCGCGCCCGCGCCGCAAGAAGGTCGTGCTCGCCGATTCCCGCGCGCCGGTCACCGTGCTGCGCACCGTGGTCGAGTTGGAGGAGCAGACCAGCTGGGCCGAGGAGGTGGTGCGCTCGTTCATCCGCACCCAGTTCCGGGCCGCGGTGAAGTTCGCCGTCGGCACCCTGCTGCTCTTCGGCGCGCTGCCGCTGACGTTCTACGTGTTCCCCGAGCTGTCGGACGTCGAGTTCGCCGGGGTGTCGCTGCCGTGGCTGATGCTGGGTGTGGCGCCGTTCCCGGTGCTGTTCGGCATCGGGTACTGGTACAACGTGGTCGCCGAGAGCAACGAGCGCGACTTCGTCGACATGGTCGAGAAGTAGCGCGGTGGAGTTGAACGCCTGGGCCGTGGTGGCCATCAGCCTCGTCGGCCTCGCCACGTTCTCCCTCGGGTTCCGCAGTTCCCGGCTGGCCAGCACCACCCAGGACTTCCTCGTCGCCAGGCGCACGGTCCGGTCCAGGCGCAACGCGGCGGCGATCTCCGGGGAGTACCTGTCGGCGGCGTCGTTCCTCGGTGTCGCCGGGCTCGTGCTCAAGGACGGCGCCGACGCGCTGTGGTACCCGATCGGCTTCACCGCGGGCTACCTCACGCTGATGCTCTTCGTCGCCGCGCCACTACGCCGTTCTGGTGCCTACACGTTGCCCGACTTCTGCGAGGCGCGGCTCGGGTCGGCTGGGTTGCGCAGGTTGGCAACAGCGACCGTAGTGTTCATCGGGATCCTCTATCTGGTGCCGCAGTTCCAAGGCGCTGGGTTGACCGTGCACCAGATCTTGCCGTCAGTGCCGAGTTGGAGCGGTTCGGTCCTGGTGGCGGTGCTGGTCATCATCAACGTCTTCGGTGGCGGCATGCGCGCGGTCACCTTGGTGCAGGCTTTCCAGTACTGGCTGAAGCTGTTCGCCATAGCCGCGCCCACGTTCATCCTGTGCGTGCTGTTCTTCAACCAGGGTGGAGTGAGCGGCCTAGGCGCGACGGGGTTGTCTGAGCCGCTGCCACCCCGGTTCACGCGCGACGCGGTGATCACTGTTGAGACCGACGTGGTGCTGCAGGTCAAGGACGGTGTGTGGCTGTCGGCCAATGGCACGGTGGACAACGCCCCCGCGACTGGCCAGGTTTATTGGGGTCCTGGTAACCACGCGGTGGACGAGGGGACCGAACTGCGGTTCTCAGAAGGCAGCGAGACCCCTGTCGTTCACCCCGCCGCGCTCGACAACGCGTCTTGGCTGCGACCGGTCAACGGCACCGGCGACCTCTTCACCACGTACTCGCTGATCATCGGCTTGTTCCTGGGCACCATGGGCCTGCCGCACGTGCTGGTGCGGTTCTATACGAACCCGGACGGGAAGGCCGCGCGACGCACGACATTACATGTGCTGCTGCTGCTCGGCTTGTTCTATGTATTCCCGATCCTTCTCGGTGCTCTATCGCGCGTGTACGCGCCAGAACTGTTGGTAGCTGGGCGAACCGATGCCGCCGTGTTGGCACTGCCACTGAAGATCGCGCCTAACGCACTCGGCGAGATCCTCGGTGCGGTCACCGCCGCGGGAGCGTTCGCCGCCTTCTTGTCGACGTCGTCCGGGCTCGTGGTGAGCGTCGCGGGTGTGTTGTCGACCGACATCCTCAAGGGCCGGATACGCGACTTCCGGTTCGGGACGGCGCTCGCCGGGGGAGTGCCGTTGGCGTTGGCGCTGGTGCTGCGACCCAGCGACATCTCGCTCAGCATCGGCATGACCTTCGCGCTGGCCGCGTCCACGTTCTCCCCGGTCCTGCTGCTGGGCATCTGGTGGCGCAAGATCACCTGGGTCGGCGCGGCGGCGGGCATGGTGGTCGGCGGCACCATGGTGCTGACCTCGATCGTGATCACCACGGTCAGCGGCTACACCGGCGGCTGGGCGCCCTCGTTCCTGCAGCAGCCCGCCCTGGCCACGGTGCCCATCGCCTTCCTGGTCGTCATGATCACCAGCAAGGCCACCCAGGGGCGGATCCCGCCGGACACCAACCGCATCCGGTTGCGCATGCACGCCCCTGACCGGCTCGGCTTCATCCGCGACCGCGACATCGCCCGGTTCGGCACCGCCGAGGAACGCACCCGGCTGGCGAACGGACGACACCGCCGCTGACCGTGCAACCTCCCGGGCCACTTGTGCGTAGAGGTGGTGGACACAGGGGAGGGCGCGGGTGCTGCGGGTTCGCGACGAGGAGTTCGCCGAGTTCTTCTCGGCCCGCTTCGAGGCCTACCGGCGGATCGCGCACGCCCTGTGCGGCAACTGGTCGTTGGCGGAGGAACTGGCGCAGGAGTCGTTCGTGAAGGTGTACGCGCGGTGGTCCAAGGTCCGCCTCGACTCGGCTGACGCGTACCTGCGCACCGTGTTGACCAGGGCGTTCCTCGACACCAAGCGGCGCGGACGGGCCAGGGAACAGCCGGTGGCCGAGGTGCCGGACTGCGCGGTCGGCGACGAGTCCGCGGTGGCGGAGCAGGAGGTTCTTCGGGCGGCGCTACTGGGGGTGCCGCCCGGGCAACGTGCCGTGCTCGTGCTGCGGTTCGTCGCCGACCTGTCGGTGGAGGAGGTGGCGGTGGCGTTGGGGTGCTCGGTGGGGACCGTCAAGAGCCAGACCGCCAGGGGGCTCGCCGCGCTGCGGGCGGCGTACCCGGAGAGTGTGAGGTGCAACTGATGCAGCTCGACGAGCGCGCCCTGCACACCCTCCTCGACGGTCCCGCCCCCGCGGCGACCACCACGCTGGCGATGGTCGTGCGCCGCGGCAGGCGCAAGATCCGCTCCAGGCTGCTCGGCGTGGGGGTGGTGGTCGTGCTGGTCTTCGGCATGGCGGGCGGGTTCGTCGTGGTGGCGACACCGCCGCCCGCCGGACCGGCGTGGATCACCTCGGGACGCGAGCTCGACTGGCCGCGGGTCACCCTGTCCCGTTCGGAGCGGGTGGCGCGCGGCCAGGTCGGTCCAACGCCGAGGCCGGTGTCGGGTGCGACGTCCAGGTGTCCGACGGGCGTCCTGCCCCAGCTCGTGTTCGGGGAGGTCGCCGCCGTCGACCTGCTCAAGGTCCGGCCCGCTCTGGTGGCGGTGCTGCCCACCACCGAGGTCGGCACGTGGGAGGGCGTGTCCTCGATGAAGCTGACGGGCGTCGGCGGCGTCGGGAACATCGTCGAGCTGAACCTGGCGGATTCCGACGGCGTTGGCAGCCTGTCCCTCAGCCGCGCGAGCTTCACCGGTAGCCCGACCGCCTACGCCGATGCCCTCGCTTTCGTCGACGGGAACTGCGAGCCGCCCAAGCGCCGCACGACCGCAGACGGCACGGTCATCCAGGTCTACGCGGCGGTGCCCGAGCCGAACAGCGTGCTTCGGATGAAGGCGCGGATCTTCAGGCCTAGTGGCGAGCTGCTCATCATCGAGGCCAGGAACATGCGGGTAAGCGCAACAAGCTTCAAAGAGGGCTCGGCGTCGGCTATAGACCGGCAGCCCCTGCCTATGACAGAACAGCAGCTCGGCACAGTCGCGGAGCTGGCCGCATAGAGGCCCTTCACCCGCGTCCTACGCCCGGGCGTGGCAGCATCAACGGCGTGATGCCCAACAGCGTGCCCGCCGTAGACGTCAGCGCCATCCCCGCCGACGCCACCCTGCTCGACGTGCGCGAACAGGACGAGTGGGACGCTGGCCACGCCCCGACCGCACGGCACATCCCCATGGGCGAGCTCGTCGAGCGCCTCGGGGAGCTCCCGGCCGACGGGCAGGTCTATGTGATCTGCCGCTCCGGTGGCCGCTCCGCGCGGGTGACGCAGTACCTCAACGGCAACGGCTGGGACGCGGTCAACGTGGACGGTGGCATGCAGGTGTGGTCCGCGCTGGGCCAGCCCGTGGTCAGCGAGACCGGCTCGGAACCCCAGGTCATCTAGCCGTGTACCCGGGCTACGACTGGGTGGCCACCCCGCCGCCCACCGCCAAGGCACCAGACCCCCCACTCCGGTTGCCCTACCTCGGCCCGCCCAAGTACCGAACCCCACCGCGCTGGGGTTTCCCCGCACTCGCCTGGCGCTGGCCAACGGCAGTAGCTGGCGCGGCCGACGAGGGCCCGTCCCCGGTCGAGCGCGTCCGCGGCCGAGCCCGCCTCGCTGCGTCGGCCTTGTGGTTGTTGGCGGCCGTCGCCGTGATCGCCGCAGGTGCAGAGGTCTGGCGTTATGTGCTGCTGCTAGAGAGCCGCACCGGTGCTCTATCGCGCGCGGTAGTCCAGTGGTCCGACAGCCTCGTCACCACCGGCGCGGTTCTGTCTTTTGCCGCAGGCCTACTAAGCCTGGCCACAGTCCTCTGGTGGCTCCACGCCGCCCGCCAAGCCGCTGCGGAACTGGCCGGCTACCACCCAGCCCGCGACGAGTGGCAATTGGTTCCGGGCCTCTTGATCCCCGGCCTCAACCTCATAGTCCCCGGCGCCGTCCTGGCCGAGCTCGAACACGCCATCCTCCG
It includes:
- a CDS encoding S49 family peptidase → MSVTEKLARLPRIGDRGDRAPVVAVVRLHGVISPTPSPLARGAINTTTVESALTRAFDHDRLVAVALAVNSPGGAPTQSALVSERVRELAAKKGVPVLAFCEDVAASGGYLLACAGDEIYAHSSSLVGSIGVVSSGFGLVGLLERVGLERRLYTAGSRKVRLDPFLPEKEEDVQWLSGRLDELHEQFAGWVRERRGDRLKGSDEDLFSGEVWTGAKALELGLVDGLGSMRSVLGQRYPDAEIVVAEPKRALLARLGLAGGPGALLSTSDRVLAAVQALENRATWSRFGL
- a CDS encoding LytR/AlgR family response regulator transcription factor, with amino-acid sequence MSTANNTPGLVVLAVDDEKAGMDVLVERLNGNRHVRRVLSAFDATEALLLLSGDDPELASRKDQGLSVVDAVFADLDMPGLTGMELAKVLAGFKPAPVLVFVTAHSHEAVAAFELGAVDYLLKPAEQPRIDKAMERVLAKIHQNGGGNQNPVPEQRDDEVIPVELAGTTKLVSRASVRWVEAQGDYARLYTSDGSHLVRIPLAQLEERWEKAGFVRIHRSYLVPISLITELRMGGSGYSVVIGHEEKVLPVSRRHTRELKDRLVRGGGA
- a CDS encoding sodium/solute symporter encodes the protein MELNAWAVVAISLVGLATFSLGFRSSRLASTTQDFLVARRTVRSRRNAAAISGEYLSAASFLGVAGLVLKDGADALWYPIGFTAGYLTLMLFVAAPLRRSGAYTLPDFCEARLGSAGLRRLATATVVFIGILYLVPQFQGAGLTVHQILPSVPSWSGSVLVAVLVIINVFGGGMRAVTLVQAFQYWLKLFAIAAPTFILCVLFFNQGGVSGLGATGLSEPLPPRFTRDAVITVETDVVLQVKDGVWLSANGTVDNAPATGQVYWGPGNHAVDEGTELRFSEGSETPVVHPAALDNASWLRPVNGTGDLFTTYSLIIGLFLGTMGLPHVLVRFYTNPDGKAARRTTLHVLLLLGLFYVFPILLGALSRVYAPELLVAGRTDAAVLALPLKIAPNALGEILGAVTAAGAFAAFLSTSSGLVVSVAGVLSTDILKGRIRDFRFGTALAGGVPLALALVLRPSDISLSIGMTFALAASTFSPVLLLGIWWRKITWVGAAAGMVVGGTMVLTSIVITTVSGYTGGWAPSFLQQPALATVPIAFLVVMITSKATQGRIPPDTNRIRLRMHAPDRLGFIRDRDIARFGTAEERTRLANGRHRR
- a CDS encoding SigE family RNA polymerase sigma factor, with amino-acid sequence MLRVRDEEFAEFFSARFEAYRRIAHALCGNWSLAEELAQESFVKVYARWSKVRLDSADAYLRTVLTRAFLDTKRRGRAREQPVAEVPDCAVGDESAVAEQEVLRAALLGVPPGQRAVLVLRFVADLSVEEVAVALGCSVGTVKSQTARGLAALRAAYPESVRCN
- a CDS encoding rhodanese-like domain-containing protein, which translates into the protein MPNSVPAVDVSAIPADATLLDVREQDEWDAGHAPTARHIPMGELVERLGELPADGQVYVICRSGGRSARVTQYLNGNGWDAVNVDGGMQVWSALGQPVVSETGSEPQVI
- a CDS encoding DUF4328 domain-containing protein, giving the protein MYPGYDWVATPPPTAKAPDPPLRLPYLGPPKYRTPPRWGFPALAWRWPTAVAGAADEGPSPVERVRGRARLAASALWLLAAVAVIAAGAEVWRYVLLLESRTGALSRAVVQWSDSLVTTGAVLSFAAGLLSLATVLWWLHAARQAAAELAGYHPARDEWQLVPGLLIPGLNLIVPGAVLAELEHAILRRPHDERPHPSPLLKAWWTTWAVSGLLFATTLLWRIPTTAQSQADGVVLTAVLDLTAAATAVLTIRLVDRLSLLLAPINPSSVRRLRVVHIETPGTPTRAARPTTATR